A stretch of the Argentina anserina chromosome 6, drPotAnse1.1, whole genome shotgun sequence genome encodes the following:
- the LOC126798407 gene encoding uncharacterized protein LOC126798407 gives MAGGGGFAHRVMSYLVNELLVDSLANSKSFQRFAVRTSKQVEELSNIAAKKKEQFAEQMKDISETFKDR, from the exons ATGGCCGGTGGTGGAGGTTTCGCTCACAGAGTCATGTCGTACCTCGTCAATGAGCTTCTGGTTGATAGCCTCGCCAACAG TAAATCATTCCAGAGGTTTGCTGTGAGGACATCAAAGCAGGTGGAGGAGCTATCTAATATAG CTGCCAAGAAGAAGGAACAATTTGCTGAGCAGATGAAGGATATCTCTGAA ACTTTCAAAGACCGGTAA